In the genome of Cryptomeria japonica chromosome 8, Sugi_1.0, whole genome shotgun sequence, one region contains:
- the LOC131049642 gene encoding disease resistance protein RUN1-like codes for MLARIPGVSRGLSSSAVLMAEVKRPLIRKSLNHQTIMCRHFTVSMDFTLKWLHVLTAYGRFSTSSTQRDGEGRSESLAKDVFIGHSGKQKILARELHKDLTNKGVSCFFDEDPLSLPIAEKFPPRIFEAAEKCRVAVLVLSKDFSHSKWPMLELSAFLKAKISGKNPNMKILPLFFMISPKSLSEITEDNQVWKDFGIADETRAEWHRALREIRSIKGLEFKEAEDMVHFRDEVVKAICSLLLSHSPDSIQGQTRQDQVLDGLAVIPITLLQPRLQQMLRAQFYSNIVFSMDLLKLQCRSPISML; via the exons ATGCTTGCAAGAATTCCTGGTGTTTCTAGAGGGCTGTCCTCTAGTGCCGTGCTTATGGCAGAGGTGAAGAGGCCCTTAATAAGGAAGAGCTTAAACCATCAGACCATAATGTGCCGCCACTTTACGGTGAGTATGGATTTCACCTTAAAGTGGCTGCACGTTCTGACTGCTTATGGCAGGTTTTCAACGAGTTCAACACAGAG AGATGGTGAAGGAAGAAGCGAGTCTTTGGCTAAGGATGTATTTATTGGTCACAGCGGCAAACAGAAGATCCTTGCTCGGGAGCTACACAAGGACCTCACAAATAAAGGTGTGTCCTGTTTCTTTGATGAGGATCCTCTAAGCTTGCCAATAGCTGAAAAATTCCCTCCCCGCATTTTTGAAGCCGCTGAGAAATGCAGAGTAGCAGTATTGGTTCTCTCAAAGGATTTCAGCCACTCAAAGTGGCCAATGCTGGAACTTTCCGCTTTTCTCAAAGCTAAAATTTCTGGCAAAAATCCAAACATGAAGATACTACCCTTGTTCTTCATGATATCGCCAAAGTCCCTTTCTGAAATTACAGAGGACAACCAAGTATGGAAAGACTTTGGGATAGCTGATGAGACTCGAGCTGAATGGCATAGGGCTTTAAGAGAAATAAGGTCAATTAAGGGTTTGGAGTTCAAAGAAGCTGAGGATATGGTGCATTTCCGAGATGAAGTTGTAAAAGCCATCTGCTCCCTACTACTTTCACACTCACCTGATTCTATTCAAGGGCAGACACGTCAAGACCAG GTGTTGGATGGGTTAGCAGTCATCCCAATAACACTTCTTCAGCCTCGTCTTCAACAAATGTTACGGGCACAGTTCTACAGCAATATTGTATTTTCTATGGACCTGTTAAAACTTCAATGTAGATCACCCATCAGCATGCTGTGA